The Fragaria vesca subsp. vesca linkage group LG2, FraVesHawaii_1.0, whole genome shotgun sequence genome includes a window with the following:
- the LOC101306484 gene encoding uncharacterized protein LOC101306484 — MANKIEGPEEMSRATDTMIRGMDSESIKKYLFKIAMKSDWEGVVQAYRLNKQLAHKARITKSGETALHIAVLDGQEDRVEELVKLVSLEELKLQNQRGNTPLHFAAAQGNVRMCKCIAKVHPSLVGIPNKDKETPLFLAALHGKKDAFLCLHYIRTPNESDPKYYSYCRREDGDTILHCAILGDYFDLAFQILALYEDLVNSVNEDGFSPLHVLAGMPSAFMSGSHLRPWTKIIYHCILVDELNVEEADHFHKRVTNTILNKEKAPKYPENYKTCISFLLVFWKMARVFVERRQKESTDLESPEETTEGNSGPYKYTCSEETAEGNSGPYKYTFSEETTEGNNSGPYNTCFNFVKVLSKAMLIVLGLGSTEIKKIRNKKEKHKWAVQIMDKLLKSTMMYENEDSGMNPYIISDDGDRIILGSIELEQPAMTLPPTDQDENKGKGDIGKGSLSPESTEKKTPEMEKKETPILIAAKNGVTEMVEKILELFPVAIHDLNAQKKNIVLLAVENRQPHVYQLLLKKKIMKESVFCQVDKDGNSALHLAANLGEYKPWLIPGAALQMQWEIKWYEFVKNSMSFHFFIRHNKNSKTAKDIFTESHTQIVIDGGKWLTKTSQSCSVVAALVATVAFATATTVPGGIDERNGRPTLENQPAFEIFAIASLVALCFSITSMVMFLAILTSRYEERDFEKNLPRKLLFGLTSLFLSITFMLISFCAGHFFVLKDKLKYAAFPVYAISCLPVSFFAIAQFPLYVDLVWATFKKVPQRSYRE; from the exons ATGGCTAACAAGATCGAAGGGCCGGAAGAAATGTCTCGTGCCACAGATACCATGATCCGCGGCATGGACAGTGAGAGCATCAAGAAATACTTGTTCAAGATAGCCATGAAAAGCGATTGGGAAGGAGTTGTTCAGGCATATAGGCTAAACAAGCAGCTGGCACACAAGGCAAGAATCACCAAGTCAGGTGAGACGGCATTGCACATAGCAGTGTTAGATGGCCAAGAGGATCGTGTTGAAGAACTAGTAAAACTGGTTTCCTTGGAGGAGCTGAAACTCCAAAACCAGCGAGGGAATACTCCTCTCCATTTTGCCGCAGCACAAGGGAATGTGAGAATGTGCAAGTGCATTGCCAAAGTTCATCCTTCTTTGGTTGGTATTCCCAACAAAGATAAAGAGACCCCTCTCTTCTTGGCTGCACTCCATGGTAAAAAAGACGCCTTCTTGTGTCTCCACTACATTCGTACTCCTAACGAGTCTGATCCAAAATACTACAGTTACTGTAGGCGGGAAGATGGGGATACTATCTTGCACTGTGCAATTTTGGGGGACTACTTTG ATTTGGCATTTCAGATTTTAGCCTTGTATGAAGATCTAGTCAATTCTGTTAATGAAGATGGGTTTTCCCCTCTCCATGTTCTGGCGGGTATGCCTTCTGCTTTCATGAGTGGTAGCCACCTTAGACCTTGGACCAAAATCATTTACCACT GTATATTGGTCGATGAGCTGAATGTGGAAGAAGCAGATCACTTCCATAAGCGGGTAACTAATACAATATTGAACAAAGAAAAGGCTCCGAAATACCCAGAAAACTACAAAACCTGCATCAGTTTCTTGCTAGTGTTCTGGAAAATGGCTCGAGTCTTTG TAGAAAGAAGGCAAAAAGAATCCACAGATCTAGAGAGCCCTGAAGAAACTACTGAAGGAAATTCAGGTCCTTACAAGTACACCTGCTCTGAAGAAACTGCTGAAGGAAATTCAGGTCCTTACAAGTACACCTTCTCTGAAGAAACTACTGAAGGAAATAATTCAGGTCCTTACAACACATGCTTTAATTTTGTCAAGGTCTTGTCGAAGGCAATGCTGATTGTTCTTGGATTAG GGTCTACGGAAATAAAGAAGATAAGGAACAAGAAAGAAAAGCACAAATGGGCTGTTCAGATCATGGACAAGCTATTAAAAAGTACTATGATGTATGAAAATGAAGACAGTGGTATGAACCCTTACATAATTTCCGATGATGGCGACCGTATCATCCTTGGAAGCATTGAATTAGAACAACCTGCAATGACACTTCCACCTACTGACCAAGACGAAAACAAAGGAAAAGGAGACATTGGAAAAG GGTCATTGTCGCCAGAATCGACAGAGAAGAAAACCCCTGAGATGGAAAAGAAGGAAACACCCATTTTGATTGCTGCGAAGAATGGTGTGACTGAAATGGTGGAGAAGATCCTAGAACTTTTTCCAGTGGCCATCCATGACCTTAACGCACAGAAAAAGAATATAGTTCTGTTGGCTGTGGAGAACAGGCAACCTCATGTGTACCAACTCTTGCTAAAGAAAAAGATCATGAAAGAAAGCGTCTTCTGCCAAGTGGATAAAGATGGCAATAGTGCATTACACCTTGCAGCAAATCTGGGAGAATATAAGCCTTGGCTAATTCCTGGTGCTGCCTTGCAAATGCAATGGGAAATCAAATGGTATGAG TTTGTGAAAAACTCAATGTCGTTCCACTTCTTCATCCGACACAACAAGAATAGCAAAACCGCAAAGGACATCTTCACCGAATCCCACACCCAAATTGTCATAGACGGCGGGAAGTGGCTGACCAAAACCTCACAGTCTTGCTCCGTCGTGGCTGCTCTCGTCGCCACCGTCGCCTTCGCCACCGCCACCACCGTCCCCGGCGGCATCGACGAGAGAAACGGCAGACCCACCCTTGAAAACCAACCGGCTTTCGAGATCTTCGCCATCGCCTCCCTCGTGGCCCTTTGCTTCTCCATCACATCAATGGTGATGTTCCTGGCCATTTTGACGTCACGGTATGAGGAGAGGGACTTCGAGAAGAACCTGCCGAGAAAGCTCTTGTTCGGCCTGACGTCGCTGTTTTTGTCCATCACTTTTATGCTGATATCGTTTTGTGCCGGACACTTCTTCGTGCTCAAAGACAAACTCAAGTACGCGGCGTTTCCGGTGTATGCAATATCGTGTTTGCCGGTGTCGTTTTTCGCTATAGCGCAGTTTCCGTTGTACGTTGATCTGGTGTGGGCTACCTTTAAGAAGGTGCCGCAGCGGAGTTACAGG GAATGA
- the LOC101307073 gene encoding ETO1-like protein 1-like, whose product MRTFFPSESCKESQLNALNPQSWLQVERGKLSKLSSNSNSNSNSSSFPSSSSIESLIKVPEPPILPFYKPVDYVEVLAQIHEELELCPPQEQSNLYLLQFQVFRGLGEVKLMRRSLRAAWQKANSVHEKLVFAAWLKYEKQGEEHISDLLSSCGKCAQEFGPVDVLAQLPVDGSETSTHETISMSGNKMSRQVKFKIEGEKIVCDRQKISSLSAPFDAMLNGCFSESLSEDIDLSKNNISASGMKEINEFSKTGSLREFPPHLLLEILAFANKFCCEKLKDACDRKLASLVSSRDDAVELVEYALEENCRVLAASCLQVFLDDLPNCLNDERVVELFKHADREQRSIMVGPGSFSLYCLLSEVAMNLDPQSDITACFLERLVEFSENDRQRLLASHQLGCLRLLRKEYAEAKRLFEEALTAGHIYSVAGLARLDYIKGHKVWSYEKLSSVINSVIPLGWMYQERSLYCEDEKKWVDLEKATELDPTLTYPYMYRAATLMRKNNSQAALAEINRVLGFKLALDCLELRFCFYLALEDYKSAICDVQAILTLCPDYRMLEGRVAASQLRTLVREHVENWTTADCWLQLYDRWSSVDDIGSLSVIYQMLESDAAKGVLYFRQSLLLLRLNCPEAAMRSLQLARQHASSEHEKLVYEGWILYDTGHCEEGLRKAEESIKIKRSFEAFFLKAYALADSSQDPSCSSTVVSLLEDALKCPSDRLRKGQALNNLGSVYVDCGKLELAADCYINALKIRHTRAHQGLARVHYLKNDKAGAYEEMTKLIEKARNNASAYEKRSEYCDRELTKTDLEMVTRLDPLRVYPYRYRAAVLMDSHKEKEAIAELSKAIAFKADLHLLHLRAAFHEHIGDVMGALRDCRAALSVDPNHQEMLELHSRVNSHEP is encoded by the exons ATGAGGACTTTCTTTCCCTCCGAGTCTTGTAAAGAGTCGCAGCTCAATGCTCTCAATCCACAGTCTTGGCTCCAAGTTGAAAGAGGGAAGCTTTCAAAGCTGTCATCGAACTCAAACTCAAACTCAAACTCCTCCTCCTTCCCTTCATCTTCTTCTAT AGAATCTCTTATAAAGGTGCCTGAGCCGCCTATACTCCCATTTTATAAGCCGGTTGATTATGTGGAGGTTTTGGCTCAAATTCATGAAGAACTTGAGTTGTGTCCTCCACAGGAGCAGTCAAATCTTTATTTGTTACAGTTCCAGGTCTTTAGAGGCCTTGGAGAAGTCAAGCTGATGCGGAGAAGCCTCCGTGCAGCTTGGCAGAAAGCCAACAGTGTTCATGAGAAGCTTGTGTTTGCAGCATGGTTGAAGTATGAGAAGCAAGGGGAAGAGCATATTTCGGACTTGCTTTCCTCGTGCGGAAAATGTGCACAAGAATTTGGGCCAGTTGATGTTTTAGCTCAGCTTCCTGTGGATGGAAGTGAGACTAGTACCCATGAGACTATTTCAATGAGTGGGAACAAGATGTCAAGACAAGTCAAGTTTAAAATTGAGGGTGAGAAAATAGTTTGTGATAGGCAGAAAATATCCAGCCTTTCGGCTCCATTTGATGCCATGCTTAATGGGTGTTTCTCAGAATCACTTAGCGAGGACATAGATCTGTCAAAAAATAATATCTCTGCATCTGGTATGAAGGAAATCAACGAGTTCAGTAAAACAGGCAGTTTGCGAGAATTCCCTCCTCATCTTTTGTTGGAAATATTAGCTTTTGCTAATAAATTCTGTTGCGAAAAGCTCAAAGATGCTTGTGACAGGAAACTTGCTTCCCTTGTGTCTTCTAGAGATGATGCAGTGGAACTCGTGGAGTATGCGCTTGAAGAGAACTGTCGTGTCCTAGCTGCATCATGTTTACAAGTTTTCTTAGATGATCTTCCTAATTGTTTGAATGACGAGCGGGTGGTGGAGCTGTTCAAGCATGCTGATAGAGAGCAGAGATCAATCATGGTTGGACCAGGCTCCTTTTCACTGTACTGTCTATTGAGTGAAGTTGCTATGAACCTTGATCCTCAGTCAGATATAACAGCTTGTTTTCTGGAACGGTTGGTAGAGTTTTCTGAAAATGATAGGCAAAGACTGCTGGCATCCCATCAGTTGGGATGCTTGAGGCTCTTGAGAAAAGAGTATGCTGAAGCGAAGCGTCTCTTTGAGGAAGCTTTAACTGCAGGCCATATTTATTCTGTTGCTGGTTTAGCTAGACTGGATTACATCAAAGGCCACAAAGTTTGGTCATATGAAAAGCTGAGCTCTGTGATCAACTCTGTTATTCCTCTTGGATGGATGTACCAGGAGAGGTCATTATACTGTGAAGATGAAAAGAAATGGGTAGACCTTGAGAAAGCAACTGAATTGGACCCAACTCTTACTTACCCATACATGTATCGTGCAGCTACACTAATGAGAAAAAACAACTCTCAAGCTGCACTTGCAGAAATTAATCGGGTTCTTGGGTTTAAACTTGCATTGGATTGCTTAGAGCTTCGTTTCTGCTTCTACCTTGCTCTTGAGGATTATAAATCAGCCATTTGTGATGTTCAAGCAATTCTTACTCTCTGCCCAGATTATAGGATGTTGGAGGGACGTGTTGCAGCATCCCAACTTCGTACACTTGTCCGTGAGCATGTTGAAAATTGGACAACAGCAGATTGTTGGTTGCAATTGTATGATCGGTGGTCTTCAGTTGATGATATTGGGTCCCTCTCTGTTATTTATCAGATGCTTGAATCTGATGCGGCAAAAGGTGTTCTCTATTTCAGACAGTCTTTGCTTCTCCTCAG GTTGAACTGTCCTGAAGCTGCGATGCGGAGTTTACAATTAGCTCGTCAACATGCATCCAGCGAACATGAAAAGTTGGTGTATGAGGGATGGATCTTATATGACACAGGCCACTGTGAGGAAGGGCTCCGTAAAGCTGAGGAATCTATCAAAATCAAAAGATCCTTTGAGGCATTTTTCTTGAAAGCATATGCACTGGCAGACTCTAGCCAAGATCCATCATGTTCCTCAACTGTTGTTTCTCTCCTAGAAGATGCATTGAAATGCCCCTCAGACAGATTGCGGAAAGGCCAG GCACTAAACAACCTCGGAAGTGTTTATGTTGACTGTGGGAAGTTAGAGTTGGCAGCTGATTGCTACATCAATGCTCTTAAGATCCGGCACACCCGAGCCCACCAGGGTCTTGCTAGGGTTCATTATCTAAAAAACGACAAGGCCGGTGCCTATGAAGAAATGACCAAACTGATTGAGAAAGCCCGGAATAATGCATCTGCCTATGAGAAGAGATCTGAATACTGTGATCGTGAACTGACAAAGACAGATCTGGAGATGGTCACCCGATTAGATCCACTTCGCGTATACCCTTACAGATATAGAGCTGCAG TGTTGATGGACAGCCACAAAGAAAAAGAGGCAATTGCAGAACTATCAAAGGCCATTGCATTCAAAGCTGACCTCCACCTTCTGCACTTACGGGCTGCATTCCATGAGCACATTGGGGATGTAATGGGTGCACTGCGAGACTGTCGAGCTGCCCTCTCTGTCGACCCAAACCATCAAGAGATGCTGGAGCTTCACAGCCGTGTAAACAGCCATGAGCCATGA